In a single window of the Scophthalmus maximus strain ysfricsl-2021 chromosome 18, ASM2237912v1, whole genome shotgun sequence genome:
- the LOC118289709 gene encoding terminal nucleotidyltransferase 5A-like, with product MTDRVQPAAADGCTDGESINLSVLNWEQVQRLDAILTGSIPIHGRWNFPTLEVKPRDIVKVVRSRMEEKRIHVREVRLNGSAASYVLHEDSGLGWKDLDLIFCAELKGEMEFRMVKDIVLDSLLDFLPDGVNKEKITPVTLKEAYVQKMVKVCNDSDRWSLISLSNNHGKNVELKFVDSLRRQFEFSVDSFQIRLDSLLLFYECSEHPMAATFHPTILGESVYGDFPTALDHLRKRLICTRSPEEIRGGGLLKYCHLLVRGFRAASDSEMKMLQRYMCSRFFIDFPDVCEQRRKLESYLQNHFVDLEDRKYDYLAMLYEVVQESTVCLMGHERRQTLSLISSLALRVLAEQNAIPNAANVTCFYQPAPYVSDGNFSNYYVAQVYPVYACPPSPPHAYLTPQQHPMYATWLPCN from the exons ATGACCGACCGTGTGCAGCCTGCTGCGGCCGACGGCTGCACGGACGGGGAGAGCATCAACCTCAGCGTGCTCAACTGGGAGCAAGTGCAGCGGCTGGACGCCATCCTCACCGGCTCCATCCCCATCCACGGCCGCTGGAACTTCCCGACTCTGGAGGTGAAGCCGCGCGACATCGTCAAGGTGGTCCGCAGCCGCATGGAGGAGAAGCGGATCCACGTCCGGGAGGTGCGCCTGAACGGCTCCGCGGCCAGCTACGTCCTGCACGAGGACAGCGGCCTGGGATGGAAAGACCTGGACTTGATATTCTGCGCCGAGCTGAAAGGAGAGATGGAGTTTCGGATGGTGAAAGACATAGTCCTGGACTCTCTTCTGGACTTCTTGCCGGACGgagtgaataaagaaaagatcACGCCAGTGACCCTCAAG gaggCCTATGTGCAAAAGATGGTGAAGGTGTGCAACGACTCCGATCGCTGGAgtctcatctccctctccaACAACCACGGCAAAAATGTGGAGCTAAAGTTTGTGGACTCCCTTCGGCGGCAATTTGAGTTCAGCGTGGACTCCTTCCAGATCCGCCTGGactcacttctcctcttctaCGAATGCTCAGAGCACCCAATGGCCGCCACTTTCCACCCAACGATCCTGGGGGAGAGTGTCTACGGCGATTTCCCCACCGCCCTCGATCACCTGCGCAAGCGCCTGATCTGCACACGGAGTCCCGAGGAGATCCGGGGCGGGGGCTTGCTGAAGTACTGCCACCTCCTAGTGCGGGGTTTCCGTGCTGCTTCTGACTCTGAGATGAAAATGCTGCAGCGTTACATGTGCTCGCGCTTCTTCATAGACTTTCCCGATGTATgcgagcagaggaggaagctggagtcCTATCTACAGAACCACTTTGTAGACCTGGAGGACAGGAAGTACGACTATCTGGCCATGCTGTACGAGGTGGTGCAGGAGAGCACGGTGTGCCTGATGGGCCACGAGAGGCGTCAGACGCTCAGCCTCATCTCGTCCCTGGCACTGCGGGTCCTGGCGGAGCAGAATGCCATTCCCAACGCTGCCAATGTCACCTGCTTCTACCAGCCGGCTCCTTACGTCTCGGATGGCAACTTCAGCAACTATTACGTTGCGCAGGTTTATCCCGTCTACGCTTgtcctccctcgcctcctcatGCATATCTTACTCCTCAGCAGCATCCCATGTACGCCACCTGGTTGCCCTGTAACTAA